From the Carya illinoinensis cultivar Pawnee chromosome 4, C.illinoinensisPawnee_v1, whole genome shotgun sequence genome, one window contains:
- the LOC122306777 gene encoding photosystem II reaction center W protein, chloroplastic-like has translation MATIISGTPTSSVTRTDLVYKPLAGVQSSPVLALPAMAKMGGRVRCSMEGKPRIIQESGSKMGMGASLMAAACAATMSSPVAMALVDERLNTEGTGLPFGLSNNLLGWILLGVFGLIWSFYTIYTSTLEEDEESGLSL, from the exons ATGGCAACCATCATTTCTGGCACTCCCACTTCCTCAGTAACCCGCACGGATCTCGTATACAAGCCATTGGCAGGGGTTCAATCCTCACCTGTTCTTG CGTTGCCAGCAATGGCGAAGATGGGCGGGAGAGTGAGATGTTCCATGGAGGGGAAGCCTAGAATAATAcaggaaagtggatcaaagatgGGGATGGGTGCGTCACTGATGGCGGCAGCCTGCGCAGCAACCATGTCAAGCCCTGTGGCCATGGCTCTGGTGGACGAGAGACTGAACACTGAGGGGACAGGTCTTCCCTTTGGTCTGAGCAACAACCTTCTGGGCTGGATCCTGCTTGGTGTGTTTGGTCTCATCTGGTCTTTCTATACCATTTACACATCTACTCTTGAAGAGGATGAGGAATCGGGATTGTCCCTCTAA